One window of the Anaeromyxobacter dehalogenans 2CP-C genome contains the following:
- a CDS encoding class I SAM-dependent methyltransferase, which yields MPPRAARRRPARSIDPSATATSARRASPDAPGRFDAAYYRRHYRGKDRVHSAAEIARLASGVCGLAGWLGVEVRSVLDVGAGTGLWRSWLRRHRPAVAYRSVDVSPYACARYGHELRDISRWRARERFDLVVCHGVLHYLDDRAAARAIDNLGAMCRGLLYLEVITRGDLETVVDLERTDTAMHRRTGAWYRRRLARHFVQVGAGLWAARRAGLPFYELEAARG from the coding sequence CGCCACGGCCACGTCAGCCCGCCGCGCGTCCCCGGACGCACCCGGGCGCTTCGACGCCGCCTACTACCGGCGCCATTACCGCGGGAAGGACCGCGTCCACTCGGCGGCGGAGATCGCGCGGCTCGCGAGCGGGGTATGCGGGCTCGCTGGCTGGCTCGGGGTGGAGGTGCGCTCGGTCCTCGACGTGGGCGCGGGCACCGGGCTGTGGCGGTCGTGGCTGCGCCGGCACCGACCCGCCGTCGCCTACCGCTCCGTGGACGTGTCGCCCTACGCCTGCGCGCGATATGGGCACGAGTTGCGCGACATCTCGCGGTGGCGGGCGCGGGAGCGCTTCGACCTCGTGGTCTGCCACGGGGTCCTGCACTACCTCGACGACCGCGCGGCGGCGCGGGCCATCGACAACCTGGGCGCGATGTGCCGCGGGCTCCTCTACCTGGAGGTGATCACGCGCGGCGACCTCGAGACGGTGGTGGACCTCGAGCGCACCGACACCGCCATGCACCGGCGGACCGGCGCGTGGTACCGGCGGCGGCTCGCGCGGCACTTCGTGCAGGTGGGCGCGGGCCTGTGGGCGGCGCGCCGGGCTGGCCTGCCGTTCTACGAGCTCGAGGCGGCGCGCGGCTGA
- a CDS encoding aldo/keto reductase — protein sequence MTSSIPQRRRLGATDLSVFPVCLGGNVFGWTADRAASVAVLDAYREAGGNFVDTADVYSSWVPGHRGGESEEVVGAWLRERRCRDELVIATKVGMGGPDAAAGLSAEKILRACDGSLRRLGVERIDLYYAHRDDAATPLEETLEAFDRLVRAGKVRHLGASNYAAPRLAAALDLSARAGWAPFAVLQPEYNLVARGGYEGALADLCAARGLGVCTYYALASGFLTGKYGPGLPPPTARAGKVNALLADAGAMAVLAAAREVARAHGATVAQVALAWQLQSPRVTAPIASATSAAQVRELASAVRVALTAEDVARLEGAGGR from the coding sequence ATGACCTCCTCGATCCCGCAGCGGCGCCGGCTCGGCGCCACCGACCTCTCCGTCTTCCCCGTGTGCCTGGGTGGCAACGTGTTCGGCTGGACCGCCGACCGCGCCGCCAGCGTCGCCGTGCTCGACGCGTACCGCGAGGCGGGCGGCAACTTCGTGGACACCGCCGACGTCTACAGCTCGTGGGTGCCCGGCCACCGCGGCGGCGAGTCGGAGGAGGTCGTCGGCGCGTGGCTGCGGGAGCGGCGCTGCCGCGACGAGCTGGTGATCGCGACCAAGGTCGGGATGGGCGGCCCCGACGCGGCGGCCGGCCTCTCCGCGGAGAAGATCCTGCGCGCCTGCGACGGCTCGCTGCGGCGGCTCGGGGTCGAGCGGATCGACCTCTACTACGCGCACCGCGACGACGCGGCCACGCCGCTCGAGGAGACGCTCGAGGCGTTCGACCGCCTGGTGCGGGCGGGCAAGGTGCGCCACCTCGGCGCCTCCAACTACGCGGCGCCGCGGCTCGCCGCGGCGCTCGACCTCTCGGCGCGCGCCGGCTGGGCGCCGTTCGCGGTGCTCCAGCCCGAGTACAACCTCGTCGCGCGCGGCGGCTACGAGGGCGCGCTCGCCGACCTGTGCGCGGCGCGCGGGCTGGGCGTGTGCACCTACTACGCGCTCGCCTCCGGCTTCCTCACCGGCAAGTACGGCCCGGGCCTGCCGCCCCCCACCGCCCGCGCCGGCAAGGTGAACGCGCTCCTCGCCGACGCCGGCGCGATGGCGGTGCTGGCCGCGGCGCGCGAGGTGGCGCGGGCGCACGGCGCCACCGTGGCGCAGGTGGCGCTCGCGTGGCAGCTGCAGAGCCCGCGGGTCACCGCGCCCATCGCGAGCGCGACGAGCGCGGCGCAGGTGCGGGAGCTGGCGAGCGCCGTGCGGGTCGCGCTCACGGCGGAGGACGTGGCGCGGCTGGAGGGTGCGGGCGGGCGCTGA
- a CDS encoding ferritin, with translation MLYPELFRSLERARWSLEDDVPWASFDPAALSDEQALTVKMNAITEWSALPATEMFLRDNRHDSDFSAFMSIWFYEEQKHALVLMEYLRRFRPDLVPTEDELHAVRFEFDPAPALETLALHFCGEIRLTQWYRRAAEWHTEPVLKHVYGLISQDEGRHGGAYLRYMRQALERHGDAARAAFAKLGVLMASSGRSGKPLHPTNLHVNQQLFPRDTVQSRLPDPGWLDRWLDGQIRFDVACERRVVRTMLRSLSALLGESFETVRDLNRYRKSLAGASAPPASSAALPA, from the coding sequence GTGCTGTATCCCGAGCTGTTCAGGTCCCTGGAGCGCGCCCGCTGGAGCCTGGAGGACGACGTGCCGTGGGCGAGCTTCGACCCGGCCGCGCTCTCCGACGAGCAGGCGCTCACGGTGAAGATGAACGCCATCACCGAGTGGTCGGCGCTGCCCGCCACCGAGATGTTCCTGCGCGACAACCGGCACGACAGCGACTTCTCGGCGTTCATGTCGATCTGGTTCTACGAGGAGCAGAAGCACGCCCTGGTGCTCATGGAGTACCTGCGCCGCTTCCGCCCCGACCTCGTGCCCACCGAGGACGAGCTGCACGCGGTCCGGTTCGAGTTCGACCCGGCGCCCGCCCTCGAGACGCTCGCGCTCCACTTCTGCGGCGAGATCCGGCTGACCCAGTGGTACCGACGCGCCGCCGAGTGGCACACCGAGCCCGTGCTGAAGCACGTGTACGGCCTCATCTCGCAGGACGAGGGGCGCCACGGGGGCGCCTACCTCCGGTACATGCGCCAGGCACTCGAGCGGCACGGCGACGCCGCGCGCGCCGCCTTCGCGAAGCTGGGCGTGCTGATGGCGAGCAGCGGTCGCAGCGGCAAGCCGCTCCACCCCACCAACCTGCACGTGAACCAGCAGCTCTTCCCGCGCGACACCGTGCAGAGCCGGCTGCCGGACCCGGGCTGGCTCGACCGCTGGCTCGACGGCCAGATCCGGTTCGACGTGGCCTGCGAGCGGCGGGTGGTGCGGACCATGCTGCGCAGCCTCTCCGCGCTCCTCGGCGAGAGCTTCGAGACGGTCCGCGACCTGAACCGCTACCGCAAGTCGCTCGCGGGCGCCTCGGCGCCGCCGGCGAGCTCCGCGGCGCTGCCCGCCTGA
- a CDS encoding bifunctional alpha,alpha-trehalose-phosphate synthase (UDP-forming)/trehalose-phosphatase: MSRVVIVSNRLPVTVERVEDGVRVVPSVGGLATGLRRPHEQGGGPWVGWPGDLGGLEPEQVARVEARLSDLRLVPVHLTQEEVQRYYQDYSNGLLWPVFHSFLGEVPLEMGGAAEYERVNARFADAVAATARPGDVIWIHDYQLLRLPALLRERLPDARIGFFLHIPFPSSDVFRVLPNREALLEGMLGADLIGFHTASYMRHFSSSVLRVLGAWTDVDRIRWRGREVRIGVFPMGVDAADFAGTAHTAEVEEEFRGLRQDGTHLLVGIDRLDYTKGIPRRLLAYERLLREHPELRGKVRLVQVAVPSRTEVGAYQQFREQVDGLVGRIHGAFATPTWSPIHYLSRGLSRPQVVALYRAADVMLVTPIRDGMNLVAKEFVAVRGDGDGVLVLSEFTGAAAELAEAVQVNPYDAEGTAAAILRALEMPEDERRTRMAGLRRRVTRYDVHWWARTFLDRLRAPAAATPPHGLEVSARPAVEGARARLRAAPHATLLLDYDGTLVPFAPTPELARPDRELRDLLRELARHPGYSVHLVTGRQRDTVDRWFGDLGIGLHAEHGYWSKLPGTAWQLAASVSTAWREPARAILEEFAARTPGSLVEEKSAGFAWHYRTADPDFGAAQAHDLMLHLSTVLSNAPVEILPGALVVEVRPQGVDKGKVVARAAAASPEGSLLAAFGDDRTDEDMFAALPPGAISIHVGPAPSRATLRLAGVPESRAFLRGLL; this comes from the coding sequence GTGGAGGACGGCGTCCGCGTGGTGCCCAGCGTGGGGGGCCTCGCCACGGGGCTGCGGCGCCCGCACGAGCAGGGGGGCGGGCCCTGGGTCGGCTGGCCGGGAGACCTTGGCGGGCTGGAGCCGGAGCAGGTGGCGCGCGTCGAGGCCCGGCTCTCCGACCTGCGGCTCGTGCCGGTGCACCTCACCCAGGAGGAGGTGCAGCGCTACTACCAGGACTACTCCAACGGCCTGCTCTGGCCGGTGTTCCACTCGTTCCTCGGCGAGGTGCCGCTGGAGATGGGCGGCGCCGCCGAGTACGAGCGCGTCAACGCGCGCTTCGCCGACGCGGTCGCGGCCACCGCCCGGCCCGGCGACGTGATCTGGATCCACGACTACCAGCTGCTCCGGCTGCCGGCGCTCCTGCGCGAGCGGCTCCCGGACGCGCGCATCGGCTTCTTCCTGCACATCCCCTTCCCCTCGTCGGACGTGTTCCGCGTGCTGCCGAACCGCGAGGCGCTGCTCGAGGGCATGCTCGGCGCCGATCTGATCGGGTTTCACACCGCGTCCTACATGCGCCACTTCTCCTCCTCGGTGCTCCGCGTGCTCGGCGCCTGGACCGACGTGGACCGGATCCGCTGGCGCGGGCGCGAGGTCCGCATCGGCGTGTTCCCGATGGGCGTGGACGCGGCCGACTTCGCCGGCACGGCCCACACCGCCGAGGTGGAGGAGGAGTTCCGCGGCCTGCGGCAGGACGGGACCCACCTGCTCGTCGGGATCGACCGGCTCGACTACACGAAGGGCATCCCCCGCCGCCTGCTCGCCTACGAGCGGCTGCTGCGCGAGCACCCGGAGCTGCGCGGCAAGGTGCGGCTGGTGCAGGTGGCGGTCCCGTCGCGCACCGAGGTGGGCGCGTACCAGCAGTTCCGCGAGCAGGTGGACGGGCTCGTCGGCCGCATCCACGGCGCGTTCGCCACGCCGACCTGGTCGCCCATCCACTACCTGTCGCGCGGGCTCAGCCGACCGCAGGTGGTGGCGCTCTACCGCGCCGCGGACGTGATGCTGGTCACGCCCATCCGCGACGGCATGAACCTGGTGGCGAAGGAGTTCGTGGCGGTGCGCGGCGACGGCGACGGCGTGCTGGTGCTGTCGGAGTTCACCGGCGCGGCGGCCGAGCTGGCCGAGGCGGTGCAGGTGAACCCGTACGACGCGGAGGGCACCGCGGCGGCGATCCTGCGCGCGCTGGAGATGCCGGAGGACGAGCGGCGCACCCGCATGGCGGGGCTGCGCCGGCGGGTCACCCGCTACGACGTCCACTGGTGGGCGCGGACGTTCCTCGACCGGCTGCGGGCGCCCGCCGCGGCCACCCCGCCGCACGGCCTGGAGGTGTCGGCGCGCCCGGCCGTCGAGGGCGCGCGCGCGCGGCTGCGGGCTGCGCCGCACGCCACGCTGCTGCTCGACTACGACGGGACGCTGGTGCCGTTCGCGCCGACGCCCGAGCTGGCGCGTCCCGATCGCGAGCTGCGCGACCTGCTGCGCGAGCTCGCCCGGCACCCGGGCTACTCGGTCCACCTCGTCACCGGGCGCCAGCGGGACACCGTGGACCGCTGGTTCGGGGACCTCGGGATCGGGCTCCACGCCGAGCACGGCTACTGGTCGAAGCTGCCCGGCACCGCCTGGCAGCTCGCGGCGTCGGTCTCCACCGCCTGGCGCGAGCCGGCCCGCGCCATCCTCGAGGAGTTCGCGGCGCGCACGCCGGGCTCGTTGGTGGAGGAGAAGTCGGCCGGGTTCGCCTGGCACTACCGCACCGCCGACCCCGACTTCGGGGCCGCGCAGGCGCACGACCTCATGCTCCACCTCTCCACCGTGCTCTCCAACGCGCCGGTGGAGATCCTGCCCGGCGCCCTGGTGGTCGAGGTGCGGCCGCAGGGCGTGGACAAGGGGAAGGTGGTGGCGCGCGCGGCGGCCGCCTCGCCCGAGGGGAGCCTGCTCGCCGCCTTCGGGGACGACCGCACCGACGAGGACATGTTCGCCGCGCTGCCCCCCGGCGCGATCTCGATCCACGTGGGGCCGGCGCCCAGCCGCGCCACGCTGCGCCTCGCCGGCGTGCCGGAGTCACGGGCGTTCCTGCGCGGGCTGCTGTAA